In the genome of Variovorax sp. PAMC26660, the window CTGGTCGGCCTTGCAGGGGCCGATCCACTTGGCCTCCATGACGCTGGCGCCTTCGGTGCGCCCCATCAACGGCGGGTTGTAGCTGGACTTGCTCTCCATGCGGTACGCGGTGTTGAAGTCGCCGCTCATCACGGCATGCGAGGTGGCGGTGGTGGTGCCGATCTTGCAGACCGAGTCCATCACCAGCTTGCCGCCGTCTGCGCGCAACTCTTGTTTGGAGCACATGTCCTTGCCCATGCCCTGCCCCATGTCGCGCAATGCCTTGTCGCTGGCCGCATCGATGCATTGCTGCATGGTGTGGCCGGCGCCCGGCCCCTTGCCGGTGCCGTCGCCGCTCTGAATCTCCCACAGGCCGGGCTTGCGGGCCGGGTAGTCGAGGGCGAACGCGGGGAACGCGATGGCACTGGCCAGTGCGCAACAGGCCGCGGCGGCGAACAGACGAATTTTCATGACGGACTCCGCATCGATGGACAGCAAAGCCCGGTTTGTACCGTGCCTGCCGCCCTGGCGGAATACCGCGATCGGCCTACGCCGGACGTGCGTGTACCGGTGCGTCGGCTGCGCCGCGCTGGCGCGTGGCAACACCGAAGACGACGCCCAGTGCAAAGCCACCGAGCACGTCGATCAGCACATGCTGGCGCACGGCCATCGTCGAATAGACGATGCCCACGGCCCATGCCACGTTGACGGCGCGCAGCCACACGGGTGCGCCCACCTCGCGCAGTTGCCGCGCCAGCACCACGCAGGCGAACACCGAGAACGACACATGCAACGAGGG includes:
- a CDS encoding DUF3617 domain-containing protein; its protein translation is MKIRLFAAAACCALASAIAFPAFALDYPARKPGLWEIQSGDGTGKGPGAGHTMQQCIDAASDKALRDMGQGMGKDMCSKQELRADGGKLVMDSVCKIGTTTATSHAVMSGDFNTAYRMESKSSYNPPLMGRTEGASVMEAKWIGPCKADQKPGDMVMPNGMKMNVIEMMNGRGKK